A stretch of Saccharothrix texasensis DNA encodes these proteins:
- a CDS encoding YlxR family protein has protein sequence MRRPAGPLRRAHRHPVRLNKQQGIDFSVVQRRGSDLTHIGPVRTCIGCRARTLPSELLRVVVVDGTVVPDTRRRLPGRGAWLHPDPDCLRNAEKRRAFPRAFKVQGPLDVQRVRGHLEQCGQEVAGSPRDQQEARKQVDPS, from the coding sequence ATGCGGAGGCCGGCGGGTCCGCTCCGGCGGGCGCATCGGCATCCGGTTCGGCTGAATAAGCAACAGGGGATAGACTTCTCAGTGGTTCAACGTCGGGGATCGGATCTCACGCACATCGGCCCGGTTCGTACGTGCATCGGATGCCGCGCTCGGACGTTGCCCTCCGAGCTGCTGCGCGTGGTGGTCGTGGACGGGACTGTGGTCCCGGACACACGTCGACGGTTGCCCGGTAGGGGAGCATGGCTGCACCCCGATCCGGACTGCCTCCGCAACGCCGAGAAGCGGCGGGCGTTCCCCAGGGCCTTCAAGGTCCAGGGACCGCTCGACGTGCAACGCGTGCGCGGTCATCTCGAGCAGTGTGGGCAGGAGGTCGCGGGATCGCCCCGTGACCAGCAGGAAGCAAGGAAGCAGGTCGACCCGTCATGA
- a CDS encoding DHH family phosphoesterase, whose protein sequence is MNDPGASGDHLSADLAEAARVLSTATDVTLLAHVNPDADALGSALALGLALHRRGVAVRVSFGAPNEVPETLRDLDVAGLLVPASAVPAAPPVLVALDTGSVGRLGPLADRVSTAGVVVVVDHHVSNPRFGHVNVVDDRAEATALVVLRLLDVLGAELDEPVARCVYAGLVTDTRSFRHASAATHEVAARLLAAGVDAEAVARPLMDSHPFGYLGMLAKVLSRACLERDAAGGLGFVHAVVTLEDASGLRPEEVESVVDLVRTTAEAEVAAVLKELRPSSWSVSLRAVSAVDVREVAQLLGGGGHRLAAGFTASGPADEVLANLRAALETVAARS, encoded by the coding sequence ATGAACGACCCGGGCGCCTCCGGGGACCACTTGAGCGCGGACCTCGCCGAGGCCGCTCGCGTCCTGTCCACCGCCACCGACGTGACGCTGCTGGCGCACGTGAACCCCGACGCGGACGCGTTGGGCAGCGCGTTGGCGCTGGGACTGGCCCTGCACCGGCGGGGCGTGGCGGTCCGGGTGTCGTTCGGCGCGCCGAACGAGGTGCCGGAGACGTTGCGGGACCTCGACGTGGCCGGGCTGCTGGTGCCCGCGTCCGCCGTGCCCGCCGCGCCGCCCGTGCTGGTCGCGTTGGACACGGGCAGTGTCGGGCGGCTCGGTCCGTTGGCTGATCGGGTGTCCACCGCCGGTGTGGTCGTGGTGGTGGACCACCACGTGTCGAACCCGCGGTTCGGGCACGTGAACGTGGTGGACGACCGGGCCGAGGCGACCGCGCTCGTGGTGCTGCGGCTGCTGGACGTGCTGGGCGCGGAGCTGGACGAGCCGGTGGCCCGGTGCGTGTACGCGGGTCTGGTGACGGACACGCGGTCGTTCCGGCACGCGTCGGCGGCGACGCACGAGGTGGCCGCCCGGCTGCTCGCGGCCGGCGTGGACGCCGAGGCTGTGGCCCGGCCGCTGATGGACTCTCACCCGTTCGGGTACCTGGGCATGTTGGCGAAGGTGCTGAGCCGGGCGTGCCTGGAGCGCGACGCGGCCGGCGGGCTCGGGTTCGTGCACGCCGTCGTGACGCTGGAGGACGCCTCCGGGCTGCGGCCCGAGGAGGTCGAGAGCGTGGTCGACCTGGTGCGCACCACGGCCGAGGCCGAGGTCGCGGCGGTGCTGAAGGAGCTGCGGCCGTCGTCGTGGTCGGTGTCGTTGCGCGCGGTGAGCGCGGTGGACGTGCGCGAGGTGGCGCAGCTGCTCGGCGGCGGCGGCCACCGGCTGGCCGCGGGCTTCACCGCCTCCGGCCCGGCCGACGAGGTGCTGGCGAACCTGCGCGCGGCCCTGGAAACCGTGGCCGCGCGGTCCTGA
- the rbfA gene encoding 30S ribosome-binding factor RbfA, translating into MADQARARKLAKRISQIVASALEHEVKDPRLARVTITDTRVTGDLHDATIYYTVLGEKLDSEPDLAGAAAALEKAKGVLRTMVGQQTGVRFTPTLSFVTDNVPAEARRMDELLAKARELDAEVARIAHGAEPAGEPDPYKPPREAEDAD; encoded by the coding sequence GTGGCCGACCAGGCACGGGCTCGCAAGCTGGCCAAGCGGATCTCGCAGATCGTCGCTTCCGCGTTGGAGCACGAGGTGAAGGACCCGCGGCTGGCTCGCGTCACCATCACGGACACGAGGGTGACCGGCGACCTGCACGACGCGACGATCTACTACACCGTGCTCGGCGAGAAGCTGGACTCCGAGCCGGACCTCGCGGGGGCCGCCGCGGCGCTGGAGAAGGCCAAGGGCGTGCTGCGCACCATGGTCGGCCAGCAGACCGGTGTCCGGTTCACGCCGACCCTCTCGTTCGTCACCGACAACGTGCCCGCCGAGGCGCGTCGGATGGACGAACTGCTGGCCAAGGCACGGGAGCTGGACGCGGAGGTGGCCCGCATCGCGCACGGCGCGGAACCCGCGGGCGAGCCCGACCCGTACAAGCCTCCGCGTGAGGCCGAGGACGCCGACTAG
- the truB gene encoding tRNA pseudouridine(55) synthase TruB: MSASSRHPVPPGLVVIDKPDGMTSHDVVAKVRRILGTRKVGHAGTLDPMATGVLVLGIERATKLLGHLALDSKAYLSTIRLGSSTTTDDAEGEVLSTADASEVDEDAIRAGVAKLTGPIEQVPSAVSAVKIDGKRAYARVRAGEAVEIPARPVTVHRFDVLSIRREGEGVTELDVMVECSSGTYVRALARDLGADLGVGGHLAALRRTRVGPFDLRVARTLEQLEGAPGLSLDLDAAVATAFPRREIAPREAVALSHGQRLAAGGLDGTYGVFGPDGHVVALAKDEGPIAKPLVVLTPIG; encoded by the coding sequence GTGTCCGCATCTTCTCGTCACCCTGTCCCGCCCGGCCTCGTCGTGATCGACAAGCCCGACGGCATGACCTCCCACGACGTGGTGGCGAAGGTCCGCCGCATCCTCGGCACCCGCAAGGTCGGGCACGCGGGCACGCTCGACCCGATGGCCACCGGTGTGCTCGTGCTGGGCATCGAGCGGGCCACCAAGCTGCTCGGCCACCTGGCGCTGGACAGCAAGGCGTACCTGTCGACGATCCGCCTCGGCTCCTCCACCACGACCGACGACGCCGAGGGCGAGGTGCTGTCCACGGCCGACGCGTCCGAAGTGGACGAGGACGCGATCCGGGCGGGCGTGGCGAAGCTGACCGGCCCGATCGAGCAGGTGCCCAGCGCGGTGAGCGCGGTGAAGATCGACGGCAAGCGCGCCTACGCGCGGGTCCGCGCCGGCGAGGCGGTGGAGATCCCGGCGCGCCCGGTGACCGTGCACCGCTTCGACGTGCTGTCGATCCGCCGCGAGGGCGAGGGCGTCACCGAGCTGGACGTGATGGTGGAGTGCTCGTCCGGCACCTACGTGCGCGCGTTGGCCCGCGACCTCGGCGCGGACCTCGGCGTCGGCGGCCACCTGGCGGCGCTGCGCCGCACCCGCGTCGGCCCGTTCGACCTGCGCGTGGCCAGGACCCTGGAGCAGCTGGAAGGCGCGCCGGGCCTGTCCCTGGACCTGGACGCCGCGGTGGCCACCGCGTTCCCCCGCCGTGAGATCGCGCCGCGCGAGGCGGTCGCCCTCTCGCACGGCCAACGCCTGGCCGCGGGCGGGTTGGACGGCACGTACGGCGTCTTCGGCCCGGACGGCCACGTGGTGGCGCTGGCGAAGGACGAGGGGCCGATCGCCAAGCCGTTGGTGGTACTCACCCCGATCGGATAG
- the rpsO gene encoding 30S ribosomal protein S15: protein MALTTEQKKTILAEYGVHDTDTGSAEAQVALLSKRIADLTEHLKQHKHDHHSRRGLLLLVGRRRRLLNYLSKVDIQRYRALIGRLGLRR, encoded by the coding sequence GTGGCACTGACCACCGAGCAGAAGAAGACCATCCTCGCCGAGTACGGCGTCCACGACACGGACACCGGTTCCGCCGAGGCCCAGGTCGCGCTGCTGAGCAAGCGCATCGCCGACCTGACGGAGCACCTCAAGCAGCACAAGCACGACCACCACTCGCGTCGTGGCCTGCTCCTGCTGGTCGGCCGGCGCCGCCGGCTGCTGAACTACCTCTCGAAGGTGGACATCCAGCGCTACCGCGCCCTCATCGGGCGGCTCGGCCTGCGCAGGTGA
- a CDS encoding MFS transporter produces MPVDRATKQAWLIWSTAVVVYIAALFHRTSLGVASLEAGDRFAVGPAALGTFTVLQIGLYALMQIPTGLLVDRFGPRRVLTAAALLMGVGQTLFALADSYPLGLAARAVLGVGDAMTWVSVLRLAAAHFPPRRFTLVMTLSAALGGAGNLVATVPLTLLLDDAGWTVTFLVAGLATAAYAAVVGWRVREVPDGVPQPAVEPVPLRAVGAKVKDAWREPSTRLGFWVHFTSMSAPAVLGLLWGFPYLVEAQGLSRPSASAVLSTLVLVAIVTGPVMGTVIGGRPEWRMPIVGSYLAAAVLCWAVLLGWPGGVLPTPALYAVFAVLALGNPASGVAFALVRDYNPLHRVSTATGVANVGGFAAITFTALAVGVVLDVVEPVLSAPQAYRVAFSSVVAVLLVGLWRTVVWWRRARTAVFAAEDRGESVPVQLRRRRWDVLVEA; encoded by the coding sequence TTGCCGGTCGATCGTGCCACGAAACAAGCGTGGCTGATCTGGTCCACCGCCGTCGTCGTCTACATCGCCGCACTGTTCCACCGGACCTCGCTGGGCGTGGCGAGCCTGGAGGCGGGGGACCGCTTCGCCGTCGGCCCCGCCGCGCTCGGCACGTTCACCGTCCTCCAGATCGGCCTCTACGCGCTGATGCAGATCCCCACCGGCCTGCTGGTGGACCGCTTCGGCCCGCGCCGCGTGCTGACCGCCGCCGCCCTGCTCATGGGCGTCGGCCAGACCCTGTTCGCCCTCGCCGACTCCTACCCGCTCGGCCTGGCCGCGCGGGCGGTGCTCGGCGTCGGCGACGCCATGACGTGGGTCAGCGTGCTGCGCCTGGCCGCCGCGCACTTCCCGCCCCGCCGCTTCACCCTGGTCATGACGCTGTCGGCGGCGCTGGGCGGCGCGGGCAACCTGGTCGCGACCGTGCCGCTGACGCTGCTGCTGGACGACGCGGGCTGGACGGTGACGTTCCTGGTCGCGGGCCTGGCCACGGCGGCGTACGCGGCGGTGGTCGGGTGGCGCGTGCGGGAGGTGCCCGACGGCGTGCCGCAGCCCGCGGTCGAGCCGGTGCCACTGCGCGCGGTGGGCGCGAAGGTGAAGGACGCGTGGCGCGAGCCGAGCACCCGCCTCGGGTTCTGGGTGCACTTCACGTCGATGTCCGCGCCCGCCGTGCTCGGCCTGCTGTGGGGTTTCCCGTACCTGGTAGAGGCGCAGGGCCTGTCGCGGCCGTCGGCGTCGGCGGTGCTGAGCACGCTGGTGCTGGTGGCGATCGTGACCGGGCCGGTGATGGGCACGGTGATCGGCGGCCGGCCGGAGTGGCGGATGCCGATCGTCGGCTCCTACCTGGCCGCGGCCGTGCTGTGCTGGGCCGTGCTGCTGGGCTGGCCGGGCGGTGTGCTGCCGACGCCCGCGCTGTACGCGGTGTTCGCGGTGCTGGCGCTGGGAAACCCGGCGTCCGGCGTGGCGTTCGCCCTGGTCCGCGACTACAACCCGCTGCACCGGGTCAGCACGGCGACCGGCGTGGCCAACGTCGGCGGGTTCGCCGCGATCACGTTCACCGCCCTGGCCGTCGGCGTGGTGCTGGACGTGGTCGAGCCCGTGCTCTCCGCGCCGCAGGCGTACCGGGTCGCGTTCTCGTCCGTGGTGGCGGTGCTGCTGGTGGGCCTGTGGCGCACGGTCGTGTGGTGGCGCCGGGCGCGCACCGCGGTGTTCGCCGCCGAGGACCGCGGCGAGTCCGTGCCCGTGCAGTTGCGCCGCCGTCGGTGGGACGTGCTCGTGGAGGCCTAG
- a CDS encoding DUF503 domain-containing protein produces MFVGALELDVLLGDVHSLKQKRSVVKPIVAELRRRFEVSVAEAGHLDLHRRALIGVAAVAADAEHVRDVMAACERLVAGRPELELLSARHRLVGPEDD; encoded by the coding sequence GTGTTCGTCGGTGCCCTTGAGTTGGACGTGCTGCTCGGCGACGTGCACTCGTTGAAGCAGAAGCGGTCCGTGGTGAAGCCGATCGTGGCCGAGCTGCGCCGCAGGTTCGAGGTCTCGGTCGCCGAGGCGGGCCACCTCGACCTGCACCGCCGGGCCCTGATCGGAGTGGCGGCCGTCGCCGCCGACGCCGAGCATGTGAGGGACGTGATGGCCGCCTGCGAGCGGCTGGTGGCCGGACGGCCCGAATTGGAACTTCTCTCCGCCCGCCACAGGTTGGTCGGGCCGGAGGACGACTAG
- a CDS encoding helix-turn-helix domain-containing protein, with product MEDHKIVQRNLALQREWYGEPLGDRVRRLVVAFSVSQAQLADVLGISAPMLSQVMSGRRAKIGNPSVLARMIMLERKVLTPDVASGSPDALQRALEDVRQSKPTVSRDSLPVNGSADDEAVVFPFLRRLADRRELSQAADVLGEDFPALAELLRRAGKVRDA from the coding sequence GTGGAGGACCACAAGATCGTCCAGCGCAATCTCGCGCTGCAGCGGGAGTGGTACGGGGAGCCCTTGGGCGACCGGGTGCGCCGGCTCGTGGTCGCGTTCAGCGTCTCCCAGGCCCAGCTCGCGGACGTGCTGGGCATCAGCGCCCCGATGTTGAGCCAGGTCATGAGCGGGCGCCGGGCCAAGATCGGCAACCCGTCCGTGCTGGCCCGGATGATCATGCTGGAGCGCAAGGTCCTCACCCCCGACGTCGCCTCCGGCTCGCCCGACGCGTTGCAGCGCGCCCTGGAGGACGTCCGCCAGTCGAAGCCGACCGTGAGCCGCGACTCGCTCCCGGTGAACGGCAGCGCCGACGACGAGGCCGTGGTGTTCCCGTTCCTGCGCCGCCTGGCCGACCGCCGCGAGCTGTCGCAGGCCGCCGACGTGCTCGGCGAGGACTTCCCGGCCCTGGCCGAGCTGCTGCGCCGCGCGGGCAAGGTCCGCGACGCCTGA
- a CDS encoding bifunctional riboflavin kinase/FAD synthetase, translating into MQRWRGLDDLPGGWGRCVVTIGVFDGVHRGHQALIGRAVGLAEERGVPSVLITFDPHPSEVVRPGSHPAQLTSLRRRAELVEGLGVDVFCVIPFTAEVARTPADEFAHEVLVERLHVAAVVVGENFTFGHKAAGTVELLRALGKRFGFVTEGADLVTDDGVTYSSTYIRACIDAGDVAAAAQALGRPHRLEGIVVRGDGRGKELGFPTANLSTTRFAAVPADGVYACWFVHSSGRRLKAAVSVGTNPTFSGRERRVEAFVLDVDEDFYGQRVALDFVDRLRDMEKFDGVESLLAQMHRDVATTRELLPDPGDA; encoded by the coding sequence GTGCAACGCTGGAGAGGGCTCGACGACCTGCCCGGCGGCTGGGGCCGCTGCGTGGTGACCATCGGCGTGTTCGACGGCGTCCACCGCGGGCACCAGGCGCTGATCGGCCGCGCGGTCGGGTTGGCCGAGGAGAGGGGCGTGCCGAGCGTCCTGATCACCTTCGACCCGCACCCGTCCGAGGTGGTCCGGCCGGGCAGCCACCCGGCCCAGCTCACCAGCCTGCGCCGGCGCGCCGAGCTGGTCGAGGGACTGGGCGTCGACGTGTTCTGCGTGATCCCGTTCACCGCCGAGGTGGCGCGCACGCCCGCCGACGAGTTCGCGCACGAGGTGCTGGTGGAGCGGCTGCACGTGGCGGCCGTGGTGGTGGGCGAGAACTTCACGTTCGGCCACAAGGCGGCGGGCACCGTGGAACTGCTGCGCGCGCTGGGCAAGCGGTTCGGTTTCGTGACCGAGGGGGCGGATCTGGTGACCGACGACGGCGTCACGTACTCGTCGACCTACATCCGGGCGTGCATCGACGCGGGCGACGTGGCCGCCGCCGCGCAGGCGCTCGGCCGGCCGCACCGGCTGGAGGGGATCGTGGTGCGCGGCGACGGCCGCGGCAAGGAGCTGGGCTTCCCCACGGCCAACCTGTCCACCACGCGGTTCGCCGCCGTGCCCGCGGACGGCGTGTACGCGTGCTGGTTCGTGCACAGCTCGGGCCGCCGCCTCAAGGCCGCGGTGAGCGTGGGCACCAACCCGACGTTCTCCGGCCGGGAACGGCGGGTCGAGGCGTTCGTGCTCGACGTGGACGAGGACTTCTACGGCCAGCGGGTCGCGCTCGACTTCGTGGACCGGCTCCGGGACATGGAGAAGTTCGACGGCGTCGAGTCGCTGCTCGCGCAGATGCACCGCGACGTGGCCACGACGCGTGAGCTCCTGCCGGATCCGGGTGACGCCTGA
- the infB gene encoding translation initiation factor IF-2, with product MAGKARVHELAKELGVTSKELLTKLADQGEYVKSASSTVEAPVARRLRDAYAKGESKPKPAGARPAPPKPAPTSAASGETKSDTTPRPPAPAGKPGPRPVPGPKPMAPKPVAKPATPAPAAQPEAPAPAAAAAPTPVQAPKQQPAAAQVQQPQQPQQAPQQAPRTSGPGPRPGPRAPQQQPAAAQNAPSVVPPRPQAPKPAGPRPPRPGNNPFGVGGGAPAPRPQAPRPAAPGGGERPSGPKPGDSRPAGPRPGGSGGGPGGPRPNPGNMPPRPNPGMMPGRPAPRPGGGGGGGRGPGGPGGGGGGRGPGGGGGRPGGGGGAGGGFRPGGGGGGAGGGFRPGGGGGGGGGFRPGGGGGAGGGAPAGGGGGFRGRPGGPGGRGGAAGAFGRPGGPARRGRKSKRQKRQEYMDNMQAPSVGGVRLPKGNGETIRLPRGASLTDFADKINANPASLVQVLFHLGEMVTATQSVSDEILELLGSEMNYNVQVVSPEEEDRELLETFDITYGDDAGGEEDLQIRPPVVTVMGHVDHGKTRLLDTIRTAKVAEGEAGGITQHIGAYQVNTELEGNERLITFIDTPGHEAFTAMRARGANSTDIAVIVVAADDGVMPQTVEAINHAQAANAPIVVAVNKIDKEGANPDKIRQQLTEYGLVAEEYGGETMFVDISAKQGINIDGLLEAILLTADASLDLRANPEMEAQGVAIEAHLDRGRGPVATVLVQRGSLRVGDSIVAGAAYGRVRRMVDEHGVDVTVATPSRPVQVIGLTSVPGAGDTFLVVEEDRVARQIAERRQARNRNAMNAAKRKRVSLEDLDAALKETSALTLIIKGDNSGTVEALEDALMKIEVGDDVELRVIHRGVGGITEGDINLAVAGNAIVLGFNVRAEGKATELANREGVDVRYYTVIYQAIDEIEQALKGMLKPEYEEVQLGRAEVREVFKSSKVGTIAGCLVMSGEIRRNARARLLRDNNVVQENLPISSLRRFKDDATEVREGFECGLTLGNYSDLKVGDIIETFEMREKPRA from the coding sequence GTGGCAGGTAAGGCCCGCGTGCACGAGCTCGCCAAAGAGCTCGGAGTCACGAGTAAAGAACTACTCACCAAGCTCGCCGACCAGGGCGAGTACGTGAAGTCCGCGTCCAGCACCGTCGAGGCCCCCGTGGCCCGGCGGCTTCGTGACGCCTACGCCAAGGGCGAGTCGAAGCCCAAGCCCGCAGGCGCCCGCCCGGCGCCGCCGAAGCCCGCTCCGACGAGCGCGGCCTCGGGCGAGACCAAGAGCGACACGACCCCGCGCCCGCCGGCCCCCGCCGGCAAGCCGGGTCCGCGTCCGGTGCCCGGCCCCAAGCCGATGGCGCCCAAGCCGGTGGCCAAGCCCGCCACGCCGGCTCCGGCCGCGCAGCCCGAGGCCCCGGCCCCGGCCGCCGCGGCGGCTCCGACGCCCGTCCAGGCGCCGAAGCAGCAGCCGGCCGCCGCCCAGGTGCAGCAGCCCCAGCAGCCTCAGCAGGCACCCCAGCAGGCGCCGCGGACCAGTGGCCCCGGCCCTCGTCCCGGCCCCCGCGCGCCGCAGCAGCAGCCCGCCGCGGCGCAGAACGCCCCGTCCGTGGTCCCGCCGCGCCCGCAGGCACCCAAGCCCGCAGGCCCGCGGCCCCCGCGTCCGGGCAACAACCCGTTCGGCGTCGGCGGTGGCGCTCCGGCGCCGCGTCCGCAGGCCCCGCGCCCGGCCGCGCCGGGTGGCGGCGAGCGGCCGTCCGGCCCCAAGCCCGGTGACTCGCGTCCGGCAGGCCCCCGTCCGGGTGGCTCCGGCGGCGGTCCCGGCGGTCCCCGGCCCAACCCCGGCAACATGCCGCCTCGGCCGAACCCGGGCATGATGCCCGGTCGTCCGGCTCCCCGCCCCGGTGGCGGTGGCGGCGGCGGTCGTGGCCCCGGCGGTCCCGGTGGCGGTGGCGGTGGCCGCGGTCCTGGTGGCGGCGGCGGTCGTCCCGGTGGTGGCGGTGGCGCCGGTGGCGGCTTCCGCCCCGGTGGCGGCGGCGGTGGCGCCGGTGGCGGCTTCCGCCCTGGTGGCGGCGGTGGCGGCGGCGGTGGCTTCCGCCCCGGTGGCGGTGGCGGCGCCGGTGGTGGCGCACCGGCCGGTGGCGGCGGCGGTTTCCGCGGCCGTCCCGGTGGCCCGGGTGGTCGCGGTGGCGCCGCGGGCGCCTTCGGCCGTCCCGGTGGTCCGGCGCGTCGTGGCCGCAAGTCGAAGCGGCAGAAGCGCCAGGAGTACATGGACAACATGCAGGCGCCGTCGGTCGGTGGCGTCCGCCTGCCCAAGGGCAACGGCGAGACGATCCGCCTGCCGCGTGGCGCCTCGCTGACCGACTTCGCCGACAAGATCAACGCCAACCCGGCCTCGCTGGTGCAGGTGTTGTTCCACCTCGGCGAGATGGTCACCGCGACGCAGTCCGTCTCCGACGAGATCCTGGAGCTGCTCGGCTCCGAGATGAACTACAACGTGCAGGTCGTGTCCCCTGAGGAAGAGGACCGCGAGCTGCTGGAGACGTTCGACATCACCTACGGCGACGACGCCGGCGGCGAGGAGGACCTCCAGATCCGTCCGCCGGTCGTGACCGTCATGGGTCACGTCGACCACGGCAAGACGCGCCTGCTGGACACCATCCGCACGGCGAAGGTGGCCGAGGGCGAGGCGGGTGGCATCACCCAGCACATCGGCGCCTACCAGGTGAACACGGAGCTCGAGGGCAACGAGCGCCTGATCACCTTCATCGACACCCCGGGTCACGAGGCGTTCACCGCCATGCGTGCTCGTGGTGCGAACTCGACCGACATCGCGGTCATCGTGGTGGCGGCCGACGACGGCGTGATGCCGCAGACGGTGGAAGCGATCAACCACGCCCAGGCGGCCAACGCGCCGATCGTGGTCGCGGTGAACAAGATCGACAAGGAGGGGGCCAACCCCGACAAGATCCGCCAGCAGCTCACCGAGTACGGGCTGGTTGCCGAGGAGTACGGCGGCGAGACCATGTTCGTCGACATCTCGGCGAAGCAGGGCATCAACATCGACGGCCTGCTGGAAGCGATCCTGCTGACCGCCGACGCCTCGCTCGACCTGCGGGCCAACCCGGAGATGGAGGCGCAGGGCGTCGCCATCGAGGCGCACCTGGACCGCGGTCGCGGCCCGGTGGCCACGGTGCTGGTGCAGCGCGGCTCGCTCCGCGTCGGTGACTCGATCGTGGCGGGCGCCGCCTACGGTCGCGTGCGCCGCATGGTCGACGAGCACGGCGTGGACGTCACGGTGGCGACGCCGTCGCGTCCGGTGCAGGTCATCGGCCTCACCTCGGTGCCCGGCGCGGGCGACACGTTCCTCGTGGTCGAGGAGGACCGGGTGGCCCGGCAGATCGCCGAGCGCCGCCAGGCCCGCAACCGCAACGCGATGAACGCCGCGAAGCGCAAGCGCGTCAGCCTGGAAGACCTCGACGCCGCGCTGAAGGAGACGAGCGCCCTCACCTTGATCATCAAGGGCGACAACTCGGGTACCGTCGAGGCCCTCGAGGACGCGCTGATGAAGATCGAGGTCGGCGACGACGTCGAGCTGCGGGTCATCCACCGCGGCGTCGGTGGCATCACCGAAGGCGACATCAACCTCGCCGTCGCGGGTAACGCCATCGTCCTGGGCTTCAACGTCCGGGCCGAGGGCAAGGCCACCGAACTCGCCAACCGCGAGGGCGTGGACGTCCGCTACTACACGGTGATCTACCAGGCGATCGACGAGATCGAGCAGGCCCTGAAGGGCATGCTCAAGCCGGAGTACGAAGAGGTCCAGCTGGGCCGCGCGGAGGTCCGCGAGGTCTTCAAGTCCTCCAAGGTCGGCACGATCGCGGGTTGCCTCGTCATGTCGGGCGAGATCCGGCGCAACGCCCGGGCCCGCCTGCTGCGCGACAACAACGTCGTGCAGGAGAACCTGCCCATCAGCTCGCTGCGCCGGTTCAAGGACGACGCGACCGAGGTCCGCGAGGGCTTCGAGTGTGGTCTGACGCTCGGCAACTACAGCGACCTGAAGGTCGGCGACATCATCGAGACGTTCGAGATGCGCGAGAAGCCGCGCGCCTGA
- a CDS encoding MATE family efflux transporter — translation MEERVPARRVVGLAAPALVVLAAEPLYVLVDTAVVGHLGALPLAGLAVGGVLFTQVATQLTFLSYGTTARTARLFGAGRRREAVEEGVQATWLALAVGALVIVLGQLLAGPAARLLGGGGEVADNAVAWLRIALFGAPFVLVTMAGNGWMRGVQDTRRPLRYVLVGNAISAVLCPILVHGAHWGLEGSAVANVIAQVLSAGLFGKALRSERVSLRPDPRRMKAQLGLGRDLVLRSLAFQACFLSAASVAARTSVGAVGAHQVVLQLWTFLALVLDSLAIAAQSIVGAALGAERREQARRFAWQVTGYGLWFGVLLGALFAALAGPLPQVFTTDRAVLDEIPHAWWFFVGLQPIAGVVFALDGVLLGAGDAAFLRTATLASAALGFLPLVWASYAFGWGLVGIWSGLSAFMVLRLVLVLVRTKSGKWARVGTTW, via the coding sequence GTGGAGGAGCGGGTTCCGGCGCGGCGGGTGGTCGGGTTGGCCGCGCCCGCGCTGGTGGTGCTGGCGGCCGAGCCGCTGTACGTGCTGGTGGACACCGCGGTCGTCGGGCACCTCGGCGCGCTGCCGCTGGCCGGGCTCGCGGTGGGCGGTGTGCTGTTCACGCAGGTCGCCACCCAGTTGACGTTCCTCTCCTACGGCACGACGGCACGCACCGCGCGGCTGTTCGGCGCCGGCCGGCGGCGCGAGGCGGTCGAGGAGGGCGTGCAGGCGACGTGGCTCGCGCTGGCCGTCGGCGCGCTGGTGATCGTGCTCGGGCAGCTGCTGGCCGGTCCCGCCGCCCGGCTGCTCGGCGGTGGCGGCGAGGTGGCCGACAACGCCGTCGCGTGGCTGCGGATCGCGTTGTTCGGCGCGCCGTTCGTGCTGGTCACGATGGCCGGCAACGGGTGGATGCGCGGCGTGCAGGACACCCGCCGCCCGCTGCGGTACGTGCTGGTCGGCAACGCCATCTCGGCCGTGCTGTGCCCAATCCTGGTGCACGGCGCGCACTGGGGACTGGAAGGTTCGGCGGTCGCGAACGTGATCGCGCAGGTGCTCTCGGCCGGGCTGTTCGGCAAGGCGCTGCGCTCGGAACGGGTGAGCCTGCGGCCCGACCCGCGCCGGATGAAGGCCCAACTGGGCCTCGGCCGGGACCTGGTGCTGCGCAGCCTCGCGTTCCAGGCGTGCTTCCTGTCCGCCGCGTCGGTGGCCGCGCGCACGTCGGTCGGCGCGGTCGGCGCGCACCAGGTCGTGTTGCAGCTGTGGACGTTCCTCGCGCTCGTGCTGGACTCGTTGGCGATCGCCGCGCAGTCGATCGTGGGCGCTGCGCTCGGCGCGGAACGCCGGGAGCAGGCCCGTCGGTTCGCCTGGCAGGTGACCGGGTACGGGCTGTGGTTCGGCGTGCTGCTCGGCGCCCTGTTCGCCGCGCTGGCCGGCCCGCTGCCGCAGGTGTTCACCACCGACCGGGCCGTGCTGGACGAGATCCCGCACGCCTGGTGGTTCTTCGTGGGGCTGCAACCGATCGCGGGCGTGGTGTTCGCGCTGGACGGCGTCCTGCTCGGCGCGGGTGACGCGGCGTTCCTGCGGACCGCGACGCTGGCCTCGGCGGCCCTCGGGTTCCTGCCGCTGGTGTGGGCGTCCTACGCGTTCGGCTGGGGGCTGGTCGGGATCTGGAGCGGCCTGTCGGCGTTCATGGTGCTGCGGCTGGTGCTCGTGCTGGTCCGGACCAAGTCGGGGAAGTGGGCGCGCGTCGGCACCACGTGGTGA